One genomic region from Salvia hispanica cultivar TCC Black 2014 chromosome 2, UniMelb_Shisp_WGS_1.0, whole genome shotgun sequence encodes:
- the LOC125205750 gene encoding disease resistance protein RGA2-like, protein MADAIVSEVVGRIATILEDKIRYEVNLVRGVKDELLYLSKKLKTIQKVLDDAEKRGVKDESVKSWLKKLEATAYEMEDILDEWSYSLLRDKREGSAEPEPKQKIGCSFIRSSCLSFKKVSVRRDIAKKIENVKAMLEQIYKERSEFNFVISPPTTDPVPTPWRVQSTHFVDMTKVHGEDIHKKKEDIVSKLMLNDGHTQILSIVGTGGLGKTTLAKLVYNDKRVKDCYDLKNMDLCF, encoded by the coding sequence ATGGCGGATGCTATTGTTTCAGAAGTGGTTGGGAGAATTGCAACTATATTAGAAGATAAGATTCGGTATGAAGTCAATTTGGTGAGAGGCGTGAAGGACGAACTTCTTTATCTTTCCAAGAAGCTCAAGACGATCCAAAAGGTGTTGGATGATGCAGAAAAGAGAGGAGTGAAAGATGAAAGTGTCAAAAGTTGGTTGAAGAAGCTCGAAGCTACTGCTTATGAGATGGAGGATATTTTGGATGAATGGAGCTATTCTCTTCTCAGAGATAAGAGGGAAGGTTCGGCTGAGCCTGAGCCTAAGCAAAAGATAGGGTGTTCCTTCATCAGATCTTCTTGTTTATCTTTCAAGAAAGTTTCTGTCCGTCGTGATATTgccaagaaaatagaaaatgtgaaAGCTATGCTTGAACAGATTTACAAGGAGAGAtctgaatttaattttgtcatcTCTCCGCCTACAACTGATCCCGTGCCCACACCTTGGCGAGTGCAATCCACACATTTTGTTGACATGACGAAAGTTCATGGGGAGGATAtacataagaaaaaagaagacatAGTGAGCAAACTAATGCTTAATGATGGTCATACCCAAATCTTGTCTATTGTTGGAACCGGGGGACTTGGCAAAACAACTCTTGCCAAACTTGTTTATAATGATAAACGAGTGAAGGATTGTTATGACTTGAAGAATATGGATTTGTGTTTCTGA